A single genomic interval of Spinacia oleracea cultivar Varoflay chromosome 6, BTI_SOV_V1, whole genome shotgun sequence harbors:
- the LOC110792838 gene encoding probable xyloglucan endotransglucosylase/hydrolase protein 8: MEKRVIKMAIPLLFAALMAEILAPASAVSLSKGSFEDNFDIMFSESNFKTSKDGQIWFLSLDKTSGCGFQTKQKYRFGWFSMRLKLVGGDSAGVVTAYYMCTDVEASPTRDELDFEFLGNRTGEPYLIQTNVYKNGTGGREMRHVLWFDPTEDYHTYSVLWNAHQIVFFVDRVPIRVYKNNGKPNNFFPDEKPMYLFSSIWNADDWATRGGLEKTDWKKAPFVSSYKDFSVDGCQWEDPYPACVSTTTKNWWDQEPSWHLSDSQKKDYAWVKRNLVIYDYCQDAQRYTSPMEECDLSPWE, from the exons atggAGAAAAGAGTAATTAAAATGGCAATTCCTCTGCTTTTTGCAGCATTAATGGCTGAAATTCTTGCACCAGCTTCAGCAGTTTCATTGTCAAAAGGATCATTCGAAGATAACTTCGATATCATGTTTTCTGAGAGTAATTTCAAAACTTCTAAAGATGGGCAGATCTGGTTTCTCTCCTTAGACAAAACAAGTG GATGTGGGTTTCAAACTAAACAAAAGTACAGATTTGGGTGGTTTAGTATGAGGCTCAAATTGGTGGGTGGTGATTCTGCTGGTGTTGTCACTGCTTATTAT ATGTGCACAGATGTTGAAGCATCACCAACAAGAGATGAGCTAGATTTCGAGTTTTTAGGGAACAGAACAGGGGAACCTTATTTGATTCAGACAAATGTGTACAAGAATGGAACTGGAGGAAGAGAAATGAGACATGTTTTATGGTTTGATCCAACTGAGGATTATCACACTTACTCTGTTCTTTGGAACGCCCACCAAATTGT ATTTTTCGTTGATCGAGTACCAATAAGAGTATACAAAAACAATGGCAAACCAAACAACTTCTTCCCCGACGAGAAGCCAATGTACTTATTCTCGAGCATATGGAACGCCGACGACTGGGCCACGAGAGGCGGTCTCGAGAAAACCGACTGGAAAAAGGCGCCATTCGTGTCGTCGTACAAGGACTTTAGTGTCGATGGGTGCCAATGGGAAGACCCTTATCCTGCATGTGTCTCTACAACAACCAAAAACTGGTGGGATCAAGAGCCTTCTTGGCACTTAAGTGATTCACAAAAGAAGGATTATGCTTGGGTGAAGAGGAATCTTGTTATCTATGATTATTGCCAAGATGCTCAAAGATACACTTCTCCAATGGAAGAGTGTGATTTGAGTCCTTgggaataa